GATAGTTGAAGATGATTTGGTTTCCCTGCTTGGTGTTGTCCGTAGCTCTCCTGTCGATGGCTTGTTAGTACTGAAATCCTTTACTTTGTCCTGAAGGCTGGTGTTTATCTCCAGAGAGAGGTCAGAGGGGAGAAATACCTGACACTCTGGACAGAAGAAAGGACCATCATTAGACCCATCTGTTTCCCACACAGCCTGGATACAGGTGAGACAGAAGTCATGTCCACATTGCAGTGTCACAGGATCTGTGAAGAACTCCCGGCAGACGGGACACTTTAAAGTTTCCTCAACAGTGCCCATACCTCTGCTTGCGCCTGTTATGGCAACTCAAAGTGTGTCGTGCCCGTGGCCTTCCTGCTCATGAATGATTCACAGGCCTCTCTTGGCACGCACATGTCACTGATATGCCTCAGTATCAGATTACTAAAGATGAGCTGACATCCTGCAGTAGCTTTTTCAAGTCATTGAGTCTCTGGAGACCACACACAATCGAATGGCAGTTTTCCAACAAACTGGATTCAGTGAATTGAATGACCAATTATTTGTCCTGAGCACAGCGTCATTTAAAATTTCATGAGACAAACTAATTTGTGAAGCTTCATTCTTTACTCTGAGAACAGTACTTCGACAGAACAATCCACCAACCTCCTTTTTCGGGAGTTTTCAACTCCATCTCAAGGTCTTAAACCAACAAATAAAGTTTGCCTTTGAGTTAAGATTATCGTGTACAAAATGTGCCTACAGTAATATTCAAGgataattaaaacaatgagtTGTACAATTTGCTGTTCATTGGAAGGCATTTGTTAATGACACTTTAAATAATTAATGCAATAGGTTAATtctaaaacaaaatttaaaatataaaacaataattcatAAATTCTCAAAGCTATCTGCGGTTGTTTGTAGTTAGATATTCACAATTTCGGTCGCAttttttaaagctaaaaataaaattcaaatatgAACAGCCAGTGTTGCGTATCGCTACCCCCAGTGCTTGTACTTCCCATTACTGCAGAAGTGTAACTTTACACTCATCAAAAGTACTATTTCTGCGTGCGTAAAGACTGATTCGCTCCAACCAAACTACATGAACGTATCCGGATAACTTACGTAACAACATTCGTGCATAGCTCTTTTACGGCACTTCCCACCCAACGTGGGCTGTGGATGTGGCAGCAAAGCACCGCCAGTCTGGCTGATTACGTGTCTCCTGCAGTGCACTCTCAAGTGTAGTGGTTTGTTTTGTAGCGTTCACACTGTCAGGTAAGGAGGTATTTTTACAAAACAccttctgttcattttgttgaaaCGAGGAAGCTAAGCTAGTCAGTGTGGTAGCTGACAGTAGCTAATGCTAGCTAACGTCTGTTAGCCCCGGGTATTGACAATAGCAACCCTAGACATATAGCTACTGCTAGACTCCTTACCTAATTTGCAAACTTCAGTGGCTTCACATATGTTAGAGTTTATTTGTTGGAATAACACTTAATTCCTGGGGTTTTTCGCTGGCAATACAATATTTCTAAGGCAACACTAACTAATTCAAACTACTTCACATTTACTGGGTCAGTGTGTCAAGTTCAGTTAACTTTCCAACACAGTGCTGATAACCCCATGGCGCATGATGAAACGCTTTCACGTGAGAATCAAATGAGTAAtgttcattaatttattttatgatgttttattttgtttacatgttaaGCTAACCGTGCGGTCTGTTTATCATATCCAAAAGCTGCTTATCTCAGATGAGGTTGTTGCACTGTTAATCTGACACTGGTTTGTGTGGTCATCACAGCTGTCCTCAAGTGTCAGTGCCATGTTTGCCAGGCTGGCCTTGTGCTCTCGCCTGTCATCCAGAATCCGGCAGTCAAGTGTCTGTCCGGTCTCCATCAGAGCGCTTTCCCAGGCTAAATGTAAGTAACCAGCCAGTTTCTTTGTGATACACAAAGGGGACATTATTCTCACCATCTTTTTGATCTTTATGCCATAATACTGTTTGGTGCATGCTGATGTGTgattaaatgtgtttctctgcagtctCGCTCCCACGTCCCCATGGAAAGTCTTTTGCACACCGCAGTGAGTTAAAGCAGGCCAAACGCATTGTAGTGAAGCTTGGGAGTGCTGTGGTGACACGGGATGAGTGTGGTCTGGCACTGGGACGACTGGCCTCAATAGTGGAGCAGGTAACGCCACATTAATATTGTTTATGCAGACTGTAGGAGCCAAATGCAATGTTATGGGGAAACAGGGtgaatttgtatttgttgtgggtacCGTAGGGGGCGCTGTGGTTATTCAGGCCATAAAGGATATAAAGGTAATGGAAATTCTGGGGCCATCAGGTGGTGTGCGACCCCAGAAGGGCAAATGGTTTTTGACAGCTAAGACACAGACTTCGACCAGCCTCGTATGATGGAACAATCAATGAGACATGTGGACTCATTCCTGACCTAGTAAGGAAATTTGGACAACTTAGCGTGTCAGATCAGTCGCTCTGGGGTCAAACCCCTCAGTAGCTTGTAATAGACTAAGCTCCTATAACGCAGACAATAGAAGAACTCAGTTGCTGATGGCTGTGTGATAAAATGTGAGCATAATATTATGTGTGGACTCAAGGAGGACTTGAAAATGAACTAGACTGAGAAGTGATCTTGGCTTGAGacgttgtttttgtgtttcctgtcaggtgGCCATGCTGCAGAATCAAGGCAGGGAGATGATGATTGTCACCAGTGGTGCTGTGGCATTTGGGAAGCAGAGACTGAGACATGAGATCCTCCTGTCTCAGAGTGTCAGACAAGCTCTGCACTCGGGACAGAATCAACTCAAAGAAATGGTAAATAATAACCTTGGAACACTGACAATTTTGGTCCCCTTTGAGTCACATGCTCAGATATGAGCATTTGTTCTATTTTGCTCATAGCCTTGTTAACTAAATgaaatttctctgtttttcagtcagttcCAGTTTTGGAGGCACGAGCATGTGCAGCTGCTGGGCAGAGTGGTCTGATGGCGTTGTATGAAGCCATGTTCACACAGTATAGCACCTGCACCGCACAAGTGTGTCTTCAACTATCCTCACAGAATAACACGCCTACAGCAAGTTAGTTAAATGTTACttagttttattcatttctgttctCTTATGCAGATTCTAGTCACCAACTTGGATTTTCATGATGAGCAGAAGCGTCGTAACTTGAACAGCACCCTCCATGAACTGCTGCGGATGAACATCGTTCCTATCATCAACACCAATGATGCTGTTGTTGCTCCTACTGTTCCCAACAGTGATCTGCAGGGGGTAAACGTGGGTACTCTCCGAAGGGCATGCTTGGAATGCAAACTGTCCATAATTGTGATGTTGGTTTGTTTAAATCTTGAATAAATGAAAGATGTGTTGTTCTTTGCGtgtatctcaaggaaattcaatcgaatgcaactggacttagttatttgtctttgaagacgtttcacctctcatccaagaggcttcatcagttgatgctcgcttgactaggctgggactagtcctggatgagaggtgaaacgtcttcaaagacaaataactaagtccagttgcattcgattgaatttccttgagataaccatgacctggatgaatgagaatattcacaggcttctTTGCGTGTACATTTCCATCCTCATTAACATATAACTTGTTGATCTTTTCAAATGTTCTCTACTATTTCCGTGTCTGATGGTCTTCTTTTCTGCCATGCTATTGTGCATGAACCTGCTTGTGTTGTCTACTTTTGGAAAGATGTGAATACGTACGTTATTTGTTCTGCATGGAACTGGGAGGCCTTTGTTGCCTGGTAGCAACATTAAACTGCTCTGTTAGTTCAATGTTTGATACAGCGATTATCCTTTTGGCTTAATgaaatttctgtttgtatttcaggTAATCAGTGTCAAAGATAACGACAGCTTGGCTGCACGGCTGGCAgttgaaatgaaagcagacCTCCTAATTGCACTGTCTGATGTTGAAGGTACAGAAATAATCACTAATTTGATTATGATTTACTATTACATGTATGCATTAATTTTGGTGCTCTGTTAGAGTGTTCCCAAGGATTATTTTCAGGACATTACtcagtttgttttatgtaaTGTTTTCTGATACTTACAAACATCTTCAGTGAGTTATATGCTAACAGAAACTTTCTGTATACTGTCTGGCCTTTTTTGATAAGGGTTTATTGATTTAGATATAAGATATTCATATCAATGTGACTGCTTTGATTCTGTGAAGGattaaaatgatgaagaaaaatctATTCTGCAGGCTTGTATGACAGTCCCCCAGGAACAGATAATGCCAAGCTCATTGATATATTCTATCCTGGTGATCAGCAGTCGATCACATATGGCACCAAGTCCAGAGTCGGCCTTGGGGGCATGGAAGCCAAGGTCAGCATGACGGATAATATTTTAAGTGTAAACAGAACTGGGCCGATTGAATGATGAAGAAGTTGCATTATGATCTGTCATGTTGTCTGCATTAGGTAAAAGCAGCCCTTTGGGCACTGCAGGGTGGCACGTCTGTTGTCATTGCCAATGGCACACATCCCAAAGTCACAGGCCACGTCATCACAGACATTGTGGAAGGGAAAAAAGTTGGCACCTTCTTCTCTGAAGTGAAACCTGCAGGTAATGGATACAAACATCTGGAATGATTTATGCActtgttgtatttgtgttttcatgtttgatgtGATTATTATTGACACCACCAGGTCCAACTGTGGAGCAGCAGACGGAGATGGCTCGGCATGCAGGCAGGGCTCTGGCCTCCCTGCACCCTGAACAGGTCAGTTTCCTGCTCTCTCAATGTGGTCCGGCTAATTGATGTGAGTTTAAAAATGCCATAGTCTGTGATGAAGATTATTGTATGGGTTCCAAATTGTTTTTAGGCTGTGTTTAGAATCATGTATCTTCTTTGAATGACTCAGAGGAATGGCATTTAttgaaatttatttaatttgttgaaTTAAGATTTAACTCAACTAATTTTTATAAATTAAGTCATCTAAATCCAGTATACCATTcctaaattaatttaaatgacaGGATTAGCGTTGTTCAGTACTCAGTAAAGATGTGAACTTAAAACCCTCTCAGTACtaacagaggaaagaaaggagtaaaaataattttcacaaCTGGATGCAATAGGTTGCCAAActcattatgttttatattatactGATCACAGtataatgtaaaacacacaatgagtTTAATTATTCTTGATTCTGGTGTTTGTCAATCATAccggctggtgtgtgtgtgtgtttgtttttccagagaGGGGAAATCATCTGCTGTATTGCTGAGCTGCTTACAGAGAAGAAAGATGAGATTCTCAGTGCCAACAAGAGAGACATGGAGTTAGCAATAGCATCAGGTACAGAGGCTCAGTGAAGAAGCACTGAACGCCTTAATCCACAGCTGCATGCAATCGACTGACTCAGTTGTCATGCTCTGCCAGTGGTTATCACTCATCTTTACCTCTTCCACTGATGGAAACTGGCATAAGAAAGTTTCGAATCATCTGTTTGTCAGCTTTGGTTAGTGTTTATCTTAGCTCTGACGTGCATCAGTATGGCTCTTGTAAGTGTGGCAGAagtcattccttttttttccccacatggAACTATAAAGTGTTTGTAATTCTTTTTCCTCATAGGTCGTTTGTCCCAGGCTATGATCAATCGCCTGAGTCTGTCAACTGCTAAACTGAACAGCCTTGCCATTGGCCTCCGTCAGCTTGCTGTGTCCTCCAGTGACAGCGTGGGTCGGGTGCTGAGGAGGACCAGGGTGGCCAACAACCTCGAGCTGGAACAGATCACTGTCCCCATCGGTGTCCTGCTTGTCATCTTTGAGTCACGTCCTGATTGTCTTCCACAGGTCAGTCAGCTTCAACGCTGTGCCTGGAAACTTTAGATCGTTGTCACTGAAAATTAAACTCAcgttttcatgtatttcattttgtactTTAGGTGTCAGCTCTGGCTATTGCCAGTGGAAATGCTTTGCTGCTGAAAGGGGGTAAAGAAGCATCCAATACTAATAAGATTCTGCATCAGCTCACTCAAGATGCACTTGCCATTCATGGAGTGTCTGATGCCATTCAGCTGGTAAGAAATGAAAGCATCATATTATTCTAACATGGTACATGATTATAGTATTAACTCAGATATCCTGTGATGTgctaaattaattaataaaattaaatgctAAATTTACCCCTATCTTGTGTAGGTGAGCACACGCGAAGAAGTTGAAGATCTGTGCAGACTGGACAAGTTGATTGACCTGATCATTCCAAGGGGCTCTTCCCAACTAGTCCGGGATATCCAAAAGGCAGCCAAGGGTATTCCTGTACTGGGCCACAGTGAGGGCGTCTGCCACGTCTACATAGACAACGATGCTAGCATAGACAAAGCTATCAATGTTGGTATGTGGTTCCTTTGTGTAGCTGTTTTGATGTAGTTGTCATTTCTGGACTGGTTTAGAGTGACCGTGATTTCCAAGTTGTGGAAGTggaagaaatattttgttattgtttttatttcacatgttGCTCAAAAGGTGTGGTTATTAACTTGTTGGGGGAACCCGGAAGTGTTCAGTTAATAAGCATTTACTAATTTATGTTTCATTCTAGTCAGAGACTCCAAATGTGACTACCCTGCGGCCTGCAATGCCATGGAGACCCTGCTTATTCACAGAGATTTGCTGAGAACTCCTATGTTTGACCAGATCATTGATATGCTGAGAACAGAACATGTGAGAAACATGCACTAACATTCCATAATTTGTAGTATTGCACATAGCATTAAAATAAGGGGTCAAGTGGGTAGGCTTAAGCTCTAGAAATAGATTTTCTGGAGAGAGTTTAGCACATAATTCaagaaagaattttttttttattagtttttgattgtttctgtatttggttgATAAATCATCGCGGCCTTACTTTCTCTCAGGTGAAGATCCATGCAGGCCCCCGGTTTGCATCCTACTTGACTTTCAGCCCATCTGAGGTGAAGTCTCTGAGGACAGAGTATGGAGACCTGGAGTGCTGCATCGAGGTGGTAGACAGCATGCAGGAAGCTATAGACCATATCCACAAATACGGCAGCTCCCACACTGATGTCATTGTTACCGAAAATGAAGAGACAGCTGAACAGTTTTtgcagcaggtggacagtgcTTGTGTATTCTGGAATTCCAGCTCTCGCTTTGCTGATGGCTACCGCTTCGGTCTAGGTATGTACAGGATTAATCCTGGTTCTCCTGGTTCCATCTATTTAATGCTCTCTGTGAAAGCTATGGGGATATATGTTCTTTTGTAAATGGATCTAAACAGCCACTGGATTGAACATGATGCAAAAGAATTAATTTTACTTACATTTCAGGAGCTGAGGTTGGTATCAGCACAGCACGGATACATGCCAGAGGTCCAGTTGGTTTGGAGGGGCTTCTGACCACCAAATGGGTTCTTCGTGGGGAAGGGCACACTGTGGCTGACTTCTCTGAGCAAGGCAGTATGAAATACCTTCATGAAAACATCCCTGTCCCCCAGGGCAGCTTTAGCTAAGTGTCCAACCAAAGACTCATCAACAGGAGTCAAGATAACTGATGTCTGCAGAGTTTCTTTAAAGGTTTGTCTCTGTCAGTAGAACTTCAACTTTTTAGCTGCTGCTTCATCACCTGTATTGATCCAATATGTTGGTGAAGGAAACTTGCATGCAGACCAGAAACAACATTTACTGGAC
This region of Scatophagus argus isolate fScaArg1 chromosome 10, fScaArg1.pri, whole genome shotgun sequence genomic DNA includes:
- the LOC124066231 gene encoding delta-1-pyrroline-5-carboxylate synthase-like, whose product is MFARLALCSRLSSRIRQSSVCPVSIRALSQAKFSLPRPHGKSFAHRSELKQAKRIVVKLGSAVVTRDECGLALGRLASIVEQVAMLQNQGREMMIVTSGAVAFGKQRLRHEILLSQSVRQALHSGQNQLKEMSVPVLEARACAAAGQSGLMALYEAMFTQYSTCTAQILVTNLDFHDEQKRRNLNSTLHELLRMNIVPIINTNDAVVAPTVPNSDLQGVNVISVKDNDSLAARLAVEMKADLLIALSDVEGLYDSPPGTDNAKLIDIFYPGDQQSITYGTKSRVGLGGMEAKVKAALWALQGGTSVVIANGTHPKVTGHVITDIVEGKKVGTFFSEVKPAGPTVEQQTEMARHAGRALASLHPEQRGEIICCIAELLTEKKDEILSANKRDMELAIASGRLSQAMINRLSLSTAKLNSLAIGLRQLAVSSSDSVGRVLRRTRVANNLELEQITVPIGVLLVIFESRPDCLPQVSALAIASGNALLLKGGKEASNTNKILHQLTQDALAIHGVSDAIQLVSTREEVEDLCRLDKLIDLIIPRGSSQLVRDIQKAAKGIPVLGHSEGVCHVYIDNDASIDKAINVVRDSKCDYPAACNAMETLLIHRDLLRTPMFDQIIDMLRTEHVKIHAGPRFASYLTFSPSEVKSLRTEYGDLECCIEVVDSMQEAIDHIHKYGSSHTDVIVTENEETAEQFLQQVDSACVFWNSSSRFADGYRFGLGAEVGISTARIHARGPVGLEGLLTTKWVLRGEGHTVADFSEQGSMKYLHENIPVPQGSFS